In the genome of Abyssalbus ytuae, the window AATATTCCCTTGCAGATAGAATTTTAAGTGAGATAAAAGGACCATTTAATGCTTATCGTGGTATTCTGGTTATAACGTTAGACAAAAATGATGATTTGTGGATTGGTACCGAAAATTTAGGACTGTTTCATTTCGATTTAAAGAAAGAATCTATTATTGAACATTCATTTTTTAAGAATAAACAAAACCGTTTAATTCATGATAGAATTCTATCTCTATTTTGCGATACATCGGGGGTTGTGTGGGCTGGATCAGACGGAGAAGGGTTGTATAAAATAAATCTGAAAACAGAAATCATAAAATTGTTTAAAAACAACTTGTCAGATAAATTTTCCCTAAGCACTAACTCTATAATAGATATCAATGAAGATTCATATCATAACCTTTGGGTTGTTACTAATTATGGAGACCTAAACATCTTACCAACGTATAAAAACCAGATTTTTTATCATCAAGGTTCTGCTAAAAAAGTACCTGTGAGAGTGTTAACAATGCTTAAAAGTTTTGATGGGACTTTATGGATTGGAACGGATGGTAATGGTTTGACAAAAGTGCCACCATACAATAAAGCGGAAACACAGGTCTTGACCTATGAAGATTCGAACGAAGGGTTTTACATTCAAGCTTTAGAAGAAGATGAAGATAAAAATATATGGATAGGAACCTATAAAAACGGGCTGTGGTTTTACAACTATAAAAAAGAAACTTTTTCTAAAATTGAAATTATAAACGACCAAGGTATAGTTGCAACAAACATTCAAAGTATATTTAAAGACTCTAAGAACCGTATTTGGGTAGGGTCTAATTTATCTGTTTCAATTTTTTTGAATACTCAAAATAAGATAGTGTCTTTTTCTTATGGTGAAAAAGGATTGTCTGGTGACCTTACCAGAAACATTATTGAAGATTCCGATAAAAATATTTGGATTGGAGTTGATGGTAATAATGTGAGTGGGGGCCTTTTTAGGTTTGAAGAGTCTCATACGAACATTCAAAACTCTAAGTTTCTTGAAGTATCTGGTGTTGCTTATAATAACAAGGGTAAACTTCGGGGAGTATCTGCTATGACAGCTACTGCTGATGGCAAACTATGGATACTTAATTCTAAAGGCCAGCTTTTATCTCTCAATACAAAAAATAATCGTTTTACGTACTTCAATAGTTTTGCGTCTTTTAACGAAACAGAGTTTCTGGCTATACTGAAAGAAACAGATAACAGCCTTTGGTTAAGTTCAACTCAGGGAATTTGGAATTTTAATACCACAGACTCGATTGTTAAAAGATATTATAAAACAGATGGGTTTCAAGAAGATTATTTTATCCATGGAAGTGCATATAAAGATAACTTGGGTTATTTGTATTTTGGAGGGTTATACGGGCTAAATAGATTTCATCCCCGTATGATTTTTAAAACACAAAGAACTGCCAATATAAATTTTAATGATATAGAAATTGTAAACAAAACAGCTTTATCTGTAATACCAGACCAAATTCAAAATGGTATTGAAAATGTAAACAGTTTAAAATTAAAACATTATCAATCTTCATTTTCTTTTCGTTTCTCTGTAGTCGGAAATATATTAAACTCGGGTTATTTTTATAGCTACAGGTTAAAAGGATTTGATGATGATTGGATTGTTTCAAAAAACGAACGAAAAGCTACCTATACAAATATTCCTCCGGGAGATTACACCTTTGAGGTTAAAGCCGGGTTTAAGAAAGGAAATTGGGAAATCCCCTCTAAATCAATACAAGTTTATATAGCAAAGCCTTTTTGGAATCAAAATTGGGCATATGTTGTGTATTTTATTCTAACAGGTCTTTTATTTTACGGAATTTATAAGTGGATTTTATTAAAAAACAATCTGCTTCGTGAAAGAATAAAGAATAATAACGAGAAAGAATTTTATGCTCTCAAGATGAATTTTTTTGCTAAGATGTCTCATGAAATTCAAACCCCTTTATCATTAATCAAAGCACCAATTCAAGATATGCTAAAAAGATTGGGAAATAGTGAGGCACCATTGTTAAAACAAAGATTAAAAATAATATCTAATAGTTCTGACCGTCTTTCAAGAATTGTGTATGAGTTGACAACTGTTAGAAATAAAGAGCTTGGCCAATTACGCTTAAAGGTGTACAAGAAAGATATTATTAAAGTACTAAAAGATATTGCCGAGCCTTTTGAGGAACAGGCCAGAATTAAAGATATTTCTTTTCACCAATCCTTTTCAAAAGAAATTTTTGACTTATGGATTGATGTCGATAAAATAGAGCATGTTCTATATAATTTACTCTCAAACGCTTTCAAGTTTACCCCTAAAAAAGGAAACATAAACTTTTACACTAAAATAGATTCCAAAAATAACTTATTTGAAATTGTCGTTCAGGATTCAGGCCCTGGTATATCGGCTCATGAGCAAGAAAATATATTCAAATTATTTTATCAGGCACATGAAGGAAAACAGAAAAAAGGTACTGGCATTGGTTTAGCATTGGCAAAAGAACTGATAGAACTCCATAAAGGTGAAATATTACTGGACTCACACCCCTACGAAGGAACTAAATTTACGGTTCGGTTACCTGTCTCTGAGACTGCATATTCCAAAGAAGAAAAAATGATTGGACAATTAGATTTTGTAGAACAGGTACTTCCTTATAGTGAAAACTCGCTAAAGTTGTTTGACGACAATGAAAAACCAAAAGAATATAAAAAATTTACACTTTTAATTGTTGAGGACAATTTTGAAATGCAATATTTTTTACAAGATGTATTTAGCAAATCTTATAAAGTCTTAGTGGCTGACAACGGAGAAGAAGGTTTGGAACTGGCAGAAAGAAATAATATCGATATTATTATCAGTGACATTTCAATGCCGGTAATGGATGGACTGGAAATGTGTAATGCTTTGCAAAAAAATAAGAGAACATCTCATATACCTGTTATTTTACTAACAGCAATAAAAACTACAGAAACTAAAATTAAAGGATTAGAGTTGGGAGCTATAGAGTATATAAGCAAACCTTTTAATATTCACGAACTAATATTAAAAACATATAATCTTTTAGCAAACCAAGAAAAGGTTTTTTCTAATTTCAAATCAGAATTGGTCAGTTCACCAAAAACAGACACAACCAAATCTAAAGACATACTTTTTTTAGAAAAGCTTACAGAAGCACTGAACAAAGAGATAAACAACTCAGATTTTAAATTGGAAGATCTTTCGCAGATATTTAATATGAGTTATTCGGTAATTTATAGAAAATGTCAGGCTATAACCGGTAAATCTATTGTTGATTTTTTTCGTCTTATCCGTTTAAAAAAATCGGCAATACTGCTCATAAAAAAAGGGTATACCATTTCAGAAGTATCTTTTATTGTAGGTTTTAACGACCCTCAGTATTTTTCAAGGTGTTTTAAAAAACAGTTTGGGAAAACCCCAAAAACTTTTAAAAAAGAGGCTCTTAAGGCAGATTTGGATATTTTTCTTAAAGAACATGGAATTACCACTACATTGGATTAAAAATAAGCAAATTCAGAAGCTATAATTATAAATGCTTTAAGCTTACCATTTTGTTCTCTTCATAATTTCATTTCATTTTTTCTTAAGAAAAAGAAACCATAGCAACAGATAAGTAATGATTAATAAGATTTTAACTTTTATCCTGTTTATATGGTTGATTATACCTTTGGAATTACACTTAGTTAAACTATGAGAATAAAAACAGAACAGGGAAAATAACAATAATAAAAAATGAAACTGTTAATAAATGATCCCTGAGTGACATTGATTTCTCTGTATGTTTATTATACCTTCATCTTCTCTCTATCAGCTTTTAACATGTTGTTTGTCAGTATAATAACGATTATGTCTAGTGTAATTGCAGAAAAAATGCACTTTTTAAGTTCGTTTAGTTTCTAAATTTAAACATCACTACTATATCTGCTTATTATGTTTTCTAGACTAACCAATTTTTTATGCAGCGTATAACAATGAACTCACAAATTTATTAACTTAAAAATAAATAAAAGATGAATAAAATAATTACTATTTGTTTTCTGGTTATGGCGACTGTTTCTGTCGGATTCGGACAAAATACAGCGCACAAGGATTGGGATTTACTTGACAAACCCGTGAGGAGGGCACAATGGATTTGGGGAGCTCCTCAAAACAAATCCGTAGCAGCACAGGATGCTTACTTGCAATTCTGTCAAAACAAATCAATCAATGAGATTTATTTGTCGTGTGCAGAATTCTCCAAAGATGACTCGGTTACTCCTACAACCACACATATTCAACTTCCTGATCAAGCTAATTTGGCTCAGTTTATTACAAGAGCCAATGCAGTAGGTATTAAGGTGTGGGGGGTTTACTATTTATATGATGGTACGGAAAATGGAGATGGGCTTGATTGGCTGGGGGAACTAAGCACAAATGAACATATTGACAATGCCAATAAGATTGCTGATTTGTTTGCTGAGTATAACCGGAACAACCCAACTGCAGGCTTCTATGGTATTCAAAATGATAACGAGCCTAAAACTGATGCAATGCTTGTTCCGTGGTTAGAGTATTCTGAAGCAATAGTTGATAGGCTAGCCATCTGGAACGATACTTTAAATGTAGAGGGAGCAAGGCCAATTATACATTCTGCAGCGTTAAGGCCTGGCTGGGTCAATTCTAAGCAAGTAACCTACAAAGGTTCTCAAAATTATGTGGCCTATCACTACTTAACTTTCAGTCCTCATGGAGCATTGATGAATTACAATAGTAACGTAACTAACTTCAAGAATACCGGTAATATTATTCTTGGTTGGGCCGATAATATTCCTGGAAAACAGACAGTATCAATTGGAATAGAAACAGATGACATCCTTGGTCAATGGCCAGATGCACAGTATGAAACTTATGCAGATGAAATATTTGCAGAAGATGACAATACAAGGTTTAATAAGTTTGAAGAAGATATGACAATTGCAGAAGCCGAATTTATAAATTATGAATCTTATGACCGTTTAGCGATTCATTCGGATGGTTATATTGGTCATTGGTTTGATGGAGAAACTGATTTTGAAGTCATAGGAGCTGCTCCAGCAGGTACACAGTTTGTCGATCTTTTTCAGGATGCCAGCCCTAATGCAATGGATAATAACATGGTAACAAATTTTAGCTTTGAAGACGGAGATTCTCCATGGGTTTGGGGTTATGTTGAAAATGGCCGGGTAAACAATAACGCTTATACTGGCTCCTATTCAGGGAGGATAGTATACGATAACAGTGTAGAGCAGACTGTTTCAGGGTTGAGCCCAAACCAGGAGTATAGTTTGGCTGTAAAGGTTAAGAAGTCTGCTTCGGCTGAATCAACGTCTTATTTGACAGTCATAAATTATGGTGGTTCTCAGGCGGTTACTACCATACATGCTACAACCCAGTACGATACTTATTCAGTGAATTTTATAACAGGGTCATCAAACACATCAGCTACATTTTATGTTTACAATGAATCGAATAATACAATATATGTTGATGATTTTGAGTTAGTTGAATTAAATATTAATACTGCTCCCCAAATTACTTCAACACCTGTTACAACAGCTACCGAAGGTGCGAATTACAGTTATACGCTTACAGCCACAGATGCTGAAGGGCATGCAATCCTATTAAGTGCACCTGCTATACCATCATGGTTAAACTTTAATTCAAGTACCGGTGTATTGTCTGGAATACCATCATCAGGAGATGTAGGTAACCATAATATAACCTTAAGAGCGAGTGATGCAGCATCTCAAACTGATCAGACATTTTCAGTGACGGTATCAGCTGCCACGGCTCCGAATTTAGTGCCAAACTTTGGTTTTGAAGATGGAGATTCTCCATGGGTTTGGGGTTATGTTGAAAATGGCCGGGTAAACAATAACGCTTATACTGGCTCCTATTCAGGGAGGATAGTATACGATAACAGTGTAGAGCAGACAGTTTCAGGATTGAGCCCAAACCAGGAGTATAGTTTGGCTGTAAAGGTTAAGAAGTCTGCTTCGGCTGAATCAACGTCTTATTTGACAGTCATAAATTATGGGGATTCTCAGGTGGTTACTACCATACAAGCTACAACTCAGTATGATACTTATTCAGTGAATTTTACAACAGGGTCATCAAACACATCAGCTACATTTTATATCTACAATGAATCGAATAATGCAATATATGTGGATGATTTTAAGTTATTTGCTGTTGGGGTTTTAAATAGTAGCAAGTCAGTTAATAAGCCTATTAAAACTTCTCACACAACAGGAGTTTACCCTACCGTTGTTGAAGAACGATTAAATATAAAATCGGGTGAAGACCTATCTGCTTTGGAGGTAAGTGTATTTGGACTAAATGGAAAATTGTTGATACGTAAGGTTGTTAATGGAGGTAGTATATTGGATGTTTCCTCTTTAAACCCATCTATATATATTGTTCATGTAAGAAATGGGAAGGGTTTAAAAGAAGTATATAAAATCATTAAGAAGAAATAGTAATGTAACCAACATTGAATAAAAGAAATTACCTCGAAACTGGGATTGTATTGAGGTAATTTCTTAGTTTGTATACTATCAATATTGGAATAACCTAAATTACCTTTATCGGGTCAAAGTAAACACAGCTTGTGGGTTGAAAGCTAACATTTAAAGAAGTTTCTATTTATGTTTTCACAAATAATCTTTTACAGAAGATTATGGTAAACAAAAGGATATATAATGAAAGTAAAAACTTTATTCAGGTTACGTTCATAGAAAGTTAGTGTCCGGATAAGTTAACAATGTGAGTTAACCCGTAGTAGAAAACGTATACATAACTTTTTCTGTAAGGCCAATAAATTAACTTGCTGTAAAACACTTAAACATTAAAGAACTTCATAGCTTATTTTTAATAGAGACCAAACCAGAGAGAACAGATAAAAACTTTAGAGTAGTATTATGAGTAAAATCTATATAGTAAACAAAATCTTAAAAGAGCAATTAATTATAAATAATAAAGGTAATGATCTGTTATGGAAACAAGCGAATGTAATTAAAGATTTTTGTTCACCTTGGGATTCAAAAGACATTGAAAGAATTGAATTTAGGGCACTTTGGGATGAGAACAAATTGTTTTTTTGCTTTAAAGTATATGATGTGGAAATACATGTTCATGAGTCAAATAATATTAATGATAGTATAAACCATTCAGATAGAGTTGAATTATTTTTTAGATCAAATGATTCAATGAATCCTTACTATTGTTTAGAGATAGACCCAACAGCCAGGATTATGGACTTTATGGCTAAGCCCGGGAAGAATTTTAATTTTGATTGGAATTGGCCTTCAGGCCATATTGAAGTAAAATCAACTATAGAAAAAAATTACTTTATAGTAGAAGGGGCAATTAGTCTTCAATCATTAAAAGAATTAAGGCTGTTAAAACAAAATAGGATAGAAACAGGAGTCTATAGGGCAAAATATAATAAACAAAAAGAAGGAACATACAAACCTACTTGGATTACCTGGGTAAATCCCAAAACAGAAACACCTGATTTTCATATAACATCTTCTTTTGGTGTTTTTGAACTCAATGAATAGCAATTTTATTCTAAATATTGCTTAAAATTTTCAGAGTTTATTATATCTATTGGGAGTAAAATCCTTTTAGGAATTTCCTTGTCAAACAATAAATGTTCGGCCAAAGTGCTTAACCCTATAAAAGCTTGTTTTTTAGGGTTTTGGTTAATTAAAAAATCAATATAGCCCTCTTTTAAGAAACGAATGTTATTATCAACTAAATCATATCCGACAATTTTAAGATGTTTGTTATGGGCTTTGTTGAATTCGGCAACAACATATGTTTTTGAAGTGGTTACAAATACACCTTTTATATCTGTATTTAAATTAAAGAAGCTTTCTAAAGATTCATTGTTATTCAAATTAAAGTTCTTATCAATACTAATTGTAGAGATTTTATAATCAGAAGTCTTATTATCTTTAAAATAACTTTTAAACCCTTTCTCTTTTTGTTGCATATGTGTTGCATTTTGCACTATCTCATCAACATGTATAATAGCAATATGACCTTTTCCAATTAGAGTGTCTAGAAGTTTTGCGGCAATTCTCCCACTTTGAAAAAGATCTTGTCCAATATAATTAGAAAAGCCTTCTTTTTTTATAATATTATTAAAAGTTGAAACTATAATACCTTTGTCATGGCATATTTTAGAAATTATCTTAGCTTCATTAAAAAATAAAGGAGCCATCAAAATAGCATCAGGGTTTGTGGAAATCACTTCCAAAGCTTTTTTAGTAAAAGATTCAGGCAAGAATACATTATATCCATACTCTTCTGCTTTAATACCCAAAGCCTGATAATTTTCTTCAAATTCTTTTACAGCTTCCAAACATGGAGCCCAATAAGAATCTTCATGGTAATCAGGAAAAAGAATACATAAACGATAAATTTTATTATTTTTTAAATTCTTAGCAATGGGATTAGGCTTAAAATCAATGTCTTTAAGTATCTTATTGACTTTTTTTAAAGCAGTAGGAGAGACTTTACCTCTTTTATGTAAAACTCTGTCAACAGTACCTTTCGATACACCTGCCATTTCAGCAATATCTTTAATGGTATATTTTTTTATCATATCAACAAATATAATCAAATGAAAATATTAGATAAATTATTTGTTGTCGAACACATAAATTTTATGTGCTCGATAACATTTTTTAATGTGTTCGAGCACATTTTTTCAAAAATAGTTTATATTTGTATAATAATCGACGTGAAATTAATATGGAAAAACCAACATTAGTAGTTCTGGCAGCAGGTATGGGGAGTAGATACGGGGGGTTAAAACAAATAGATACCTTCACTTCCGAAGGAGATACCATCATAGACTTTTCACTTTATGATGCATTAAGAGCAGGTTTTGGGAAATTTGTTTTTATTATTCGTAAAAGTTTTGAAAAAGAATTCAAGGAAATATTCAATAAAAAACTTGAGGGAAAAGCAAAGGTTGCTTATGTGTATCAAGAACTTGATAGCGTGCCAGAAAAATATATTAACCCAGAGCGAACAAAACCTTGGGGAACAGGACATGCACTTTTAATGACAAAAGATAAGGTAAAAGAAAATTTTGCCATCATTAATGCAGATGATTTTTATGGAAAAGATGCATTTAGTGTGATGGCAAAAGCATTAATGGCAAGGAGTAAGGATTCTTATGAGTTTTGTACCATGGCGTATCAGTTAAAGAATACAGTATCAGATCATGGTTTTGTTTCAAGAGGAGAGTGTCAAGTAGATAATAATGGATATTTATTAGATGTCACTGAACGTACCCATATAGAAAAGATAGGAGGAGATTTGATGCGTAAAGATGATAGTGGAAAATATGTTCCTATAAGTGGAGATACCATTGTATCTATGAATTTTTGGGGATTTACGCCTAAATGCTTTGAATTTGGAGGTAAATTATTTGAAACTTTTTTAGAAGAAAACAAGCACAATTTAAAGGCAGAGTTTTATTTACCATCAATAGTCAATGAAATATTAAGTTCAGGAATAGCTACAGTAGAAGTGTTAAAGTCGGAAGCTAAGTGGTTTGGTGTTACATACAAAGAAGATAAAGCTATAGCACAAAAAGAAATACAAAAATTAAAAGATCAACAAGTATATCCTAAAAATCTTTGGTAATATGTTAGAAACGCAATTAAAATATGTGTTTAGTCAATTTGATCATAATGCTGAATATAAATCATTTAAGGAATTGACTTCAGGGCATATTAATGATACTTATTTAATTGAAACTGTTAAAAAACCTTATTTCGTATTGCAACGTATTAATCAAGGCGTTTTCAGAGATATTCCCGGTCTTATAGAAAATAAAGTTGCAGTAAGTCGTCATATCCAAAAAAAACTAGAGAATAAATCAAGAAAAAAACAAGAGCGGGGTGTATTAGCCTTTGTCAGAACTAAAGAAGGCTTAGCATATTATAAAGGAAAAGAAGGAAACTATTGGGATTTAATGTACTTCATTGACAAAAGCGTAACTCACGAAACTGTGAAGAGTGAAGAGATCGCTTATGAAGGAGGAAAACTGATGGGCAAATTTTTAACACTTACTGAAGATTTTGATGTCAGTAAACTTGTAGAGGTTATCCCAAAGTTTCATGATATGTCATTTCGTTTTTTGCAATTTAAAGATGCTTTAAAAGTAGCTTCAAAAGAAAGGTTATGTGAGGCAAAAAGCTACATACAGAGAGTAGATAAATTAAAAGAAGAAATGTCTATTCTTCAGACTCTGAAA includes:
- a CDS encoding substrate-binding domain-containing protein; the encoded protein is MIKKYTIKDIAEMAGVSKGTVDRVLHKRGKVSPTALKKVNKILKDIDFKPNPIAKNLKNNKIYRLCILFPDYHEDSYWAPCLEAVKEFEENYQALGIKAEEYGYNVFLPESFTKKALEVISTNPDAILMAPLFFNEAKIISKICHDKGIIVSTFNNIIKKEGFSNYIGQDLFQSGRIAAKLLDTLIGKGHIAIIHVDEIVQNATHMQQKEKGFKSYFKDNKTSDYKISTISIDKNFNLNNNESLESFFNLNTDIKGVFVTTSKTYVVAEFNKAHNKHLKIVGYDLVDNNIRFLKEGYIDFLINQNPKKQAFIGLSTLAEHLLFDKEIPKRILLPIDIINSENFKQYLE
- a CDS encoding sugar-binding protein, coding for MSKIYIVNKILKEQLIINNKGNDLLWKQANVIKDFCSPWDSKDIERIEFRALWDENKLFFCFKVYDVEIHVHESNNINDSINHSDRVELFFRSNDSMNPYYCLEIDPTARIMDFMAKPGKNFNFDWNWPSGHIEVKSTIEKNYFIVEGAISLQSLKELRLLKQNRIETGVYRAKYNKQKEGTYKPTWITWVNPKTETPDFHITSSFGVFELNE
- a CDS encoding phosphotransferase enzyme family protein — protein: MLETQLKYVFSQFDHNAEYKSFKELTSGHINDTYLIETVKKPYFVLQRINQGVFRDIPGLIENKVAVSRHIQKKLENKSRKKQERGVLAFVRTKEGLAYYKGKEGNYWDLMYFIDKSVTHETVKSEEIAYEGGKLMGKFLTLTEDFDVSKLVEVIPKFHDMSFRFLQFKDALKVASKERLCEAKSYIQRVDKLKEEMSILQTLKESGAIKIRVTHNDTKISNVLFNKKGKGICVIDTDTVMPGIIHYDFGDAIRTICNTAAEDETNLDLVEFNVEYYKAYKKGFLKHMKSTITPLELKHLPLAAKTMIFIMALRFLTDYLNGDIYYKTKYPQHNLDRAKNQFKLLKSLSEQLSKIES
- a CDS encoding hybrid sensor histidine kinase/response regulator transcription factor → MLVRFFLSALFLILFSFSLLGQERVNFFHITPKVENETIIVKNTIQDKLGYIWMSHKDGITKYDGYDFWFYPYETIFKKDRLGDFVQRIEIDQRGRLWVLSNKGFVANRLTNGGFVSYNQKFSSTNTFTPIQTIFTKKDKIWFVSNNGTIFLKDVRSLAIDSITSLKKIDKNSVIRDLEVTKTNDLIMSTYQGTIFKYSLADRILSEIKGPFNAYRGILVITLDKNDDLWIGTENLGLFHFDLKKESIIEHSFFKNKQNRLIHDRILSLFCDTSGVVWAGSDGEGLYKINLKTEIIKLFKNNLSDKFSLSTNSIIDINEDSYHNLWVVTNYGDLNILPTYKNQIFYHQGSAKKVPVRVLTMLKSFDGTLWIGTDGNGLTKVPPYNKAETQVLTYEDSNEGFYIQALEEDEDKNIWIGTYKNGLWFYNYKKETFSKIEIINDQGIVATNIQSIFKDSKNRIWVGSNLSVSIFLNTQNKIVSFSYGEKGLSGDLTRNIIEDSDKNIWIGVDGNNVSGGLFRFEESHTNIQNSKFLEVSGVAYNNKGKLRGVSAMTATADGKLWILNSKGQLLSLNTKNNRFTYFNSFASFNETEFLAILKETDNSLWLSSTQGIWNFNTTDSIVKRYYKTDGFQEDYFIHGSAYKDNLGYLYFGGLYGLNRFHPRMIFKTQRTANINFNDIEIVNKTALSVIPDQIQNGIENVNSLKLKHYQSSFSFRFSVVGNILNSGYFYSYRLKGFDDDWIVSKNERKATYTNIPPGDYTFEVKAGFKKGNWEIPSKSIQVYIAKPFWNQNWAYVVYFILTGLLFYGIYKWILLKNNLLRERIKNNNEKEFYALKMNFFAKMSHEIQTPLSLIKAPIQDMLKRLGNSEAPLLKQRLKIISNSSDRLSRIVYELTTVRNKELGQLRLKVYKKDIIKVLKDIAEPFEEQARIKDISFHQSFSKEIFDLWIDVDKIEHVLYNLLSNAFKFTPKKGNINFYTKIDSKNNLFEIVVQDSGPGISAHEQENIFKLFYQAHEGKQKKGTGIGLALAKELIELHKGEILLDSHPYEGTKFTVRLPVSETAYSKEEKMIGQLDFVEQVLPYSENSLKLFDDNEKPKEYKKFTLLIVEDNFEMQYFLQDVFSKSYKVLVADNGEEGLELAERNNIDIIISDISMPVMDGLEMCNALQKNKRTSHIPVILLTAIKTTETKIKGLELGAIEYISKPFNIHELILKTYNLLANQEKVFSNFKSELVSSPKTDTTKSKDILFLEKLTEALNKEINNSDFKLEDLSQIFNMSYSVIYRKCQAITGKSIVDFFRLIRLKKSAILLIKKGYTISEVSFIVGFNDPQYFSRCFKKQFGKTPKTFKKEALKADLDIFLKEHGITTTLD
- a CDS encoding putative Ig domain-containing protein, with translation MNKIITICFLVMATVSVGFGQNTAHKDWDLLDKPVRRAQWIWGAPQNKSVAAQDAYLQFCQNKSINEIYLSCAEFSKDDSVTPTTTHIQLPDQANLAQFITRANAVGIKVWGVYYLYDGTENGDGLDWLGELSTNEHIDNANKIADLFAEYNRNNPTAGFYGIQNDNEPKTDAMLVPWLEYSEAIVDRLAIWNDTLNVEGARPIIHSAALRPGWVNSKQVTYKGSQNYVAYHYLTFSPHGALMNYNSNVTNFKNTGNIILGWADNIPGKQTVSIGIETDDILGQWPDAQYETYADEIFAEDDNTRFNKFEEDMTIAEAEFINYESYDRLAIHSDGYIGHWFDGETDFEVIGAAPAGTQFVDLFQDASPNAMDNNMVTNFSFEDGDSPWVWGYVENGRVNNNAYTGSYSGRIVYDNSVEQTVSGLSPNQEYSLAVKVKKSASAESTSYLTVINYGGSQAVTTIHATTQYDTYSVNFITGSSNTSATFYVYNESNNTIYVDDFELVELNINTAPQITSTPVTTATEGANYSYTLTATDAEGHAILLSAPAIPSWLNFNSSTGVLSGIPSSGDVGNHNITLRASDAASQTDQTFSVTVSAATAPNLVPNFGFEDGDSPWVWGYVENGRVNNNAYTGSYSGRIVYDNSVEQTVSGLSPNQEYSLAVKVKKSASAESTSYLTVINYGDSQVVTTIQATTQYDTYSVNFTTGSSNTSATFYIYNESNNAIYVDDFKLFAVGVLNSSKSVNKPIKTSHTTGVYPTVVEERLNIKSGEDLSALEVSVFGLNGKLLIRKVVNGGSILDVSSLNPSIYIVHVRNGKGLKEVYKIIKKK
- a CDS encoding nucleotidyltransferase family protein, encoding MEKPTLVVLAAGMGSRYGGLKQIDTFTSEGDTIIDFSLYDALRAGFGKFVFIIRKSFEKEFKEIFNKKLEGKAKVAYVYQELDSVPEKYINPERTKPWGTGHALLMTKDKVKENFAIINADDFYGKDAFSVMAKALMARSKDSYEFCTMAYQLKNTVSDHGFVSRGECQVDNNGYLLDVTERTHIEKIGGDLMRKDDSGKYVPISGDTIVSMNFWGFTPKCFEFGGKLFETFLEENKHNLKAEFYLPSIVNEILSSGIATVEVLKSEAKWFGVTYKEDKAIAQKEIQKLKDQQVYPKNLW